The Magnolia sinica isolate HGM2019 chromosome 9, MsV1, whole genome shotgun sequence genome contains a region encoding:
- the LOC131255329 gene encoding putative disease resistance protein At1g50180 codes for MHALLKDLHGKRRDNDKVKVWVAQIREEAYDAEDIIDSYIFNIEKQGRETSDGFMGSIRSFACCIKDIPTIHKIGKEIGDIEIRLNEISSNRSYYGIDNIPGCGEASSSSNQSQMSREKGIPIAKEADVVGVEDETKTQVGRLIEGDARRAVISITAITTLTCLTEQDAHPIIATDETPSSITIPP; via the exons ATGCATGCCTTACTCAAAGACCTCCATGGGAAGCGCAGAGATAATGATAAAGTTAAGGTTTGGGTGGCCCAAATAAGAGAAGAAGCTTATGATGCTGAGGACATCATCGACTCCTACATCTTTAACATTGAAAAGCAAGGAAGAGAGACAAGTGATGGATTCATGGGATCCATACGAAGTTTCGCTTGTTGCATCAAAGACATACCAACCATCCACAAGATTGGAAAGGAGATCGGTGACATAGAAATAAGGCTCAACGAGATTTCATCCAACCGATCATATTATGGCATCGACAATATACCAGGATGTGGAGAAGCttcatcttcctcaaatcaaaGCCAGATGTCGAGGGAGAAGGGTATTCCCATCGCCAAGGAAGCTGATGTGGTTGGTGTTGAAGATGAGACAAAGACACAGGTGGGGCGGCTGATTGAAGGAGATGCACGGCGTGCTGTCATTTCAATCACTG caattacaactctcacgtgcttGACAGAACAAGACGCCCATCCGATCATTGCCACCgatgagacgccttcttcgatcacgattcctcccTAG